The following coding sequences are from one Desulfosporosinus orientis DSM 765 window:
- the carA gene encoding glutamine-hydrolyzing carbamoyl-phosphate synthase small subunit, which produces MKAALILETGKILIGESFGAAGESFGEVVFNTGMTGYQEVLTDPSYAGQIVCMTYPLIGNYGINRADNQSDKPQVQGFIVKEAARNPSHWQMEKNISRTLAQSGVVGIKGIDTRALTRIIREHGVLRGLITTDVNSLDEGSARLKVWSVPADVVAKVSTSKPYSLPAIHSDKESFHVVVMDFGIKRNILTAMQESGFHLTVVPYNTPTEQILKLQPDGIFLSNGPGDPKEVGVGIETIQGLIGKRPIFGICLGHQLLSLALGGDTYKMKFGHRGGNQPVQELESKRVTITSQNHGYAISEESLDKTPLYVTHRNLNDQSVEGVKHLDLPVFSVQYHPEAGPGPSESLYLFSEFAQLMKEWRANYAS; this is translated from the coding sequence ATGAAAGCAGCACTTATACTTGAGACAGGAAAAATATTAATAGGGGAATCTTTTGGAGCAGCCGGAGAGTCTTTTGGAGAAGTGGTCTTCAATACAGGAATGACCGGCTATCAAGAAGTGTTAACCGATCCATCCTATGCTGGTCAAATAGTTTGCATGACCTATCCCCTGATAGGTAATTACGGGATCAACCGAGCTGATAACCAATCGGATAAACCTCAAGTCCAAGGATTTATTGTCAAGGAAGCCGCACGTAACCCCAGTCACTGGCAAATGGAAAAAAATATTTCCAGAACATTGGCTCAGTCCGGTGTTGTGGGTATCAAGGGAATTGATACCCGCGCCTTAACAAGAATTATTCGGGAACATGGGGTTTTGAGGGGCTTGATCACAACCGACGTCAATAGCCTGGATGAAGGGTCTGCCCGCTTGAAAGTGTGGTCTGTTCCTGCTGATGTTGTGGCTAAGGTTAGTACGTCCAAACCTTATTCCCTGCCTGCAATCCACTCAGATAAAGAGTCATTTCATGTTGTTGTCATGGATTTTGGCATAAAACGAAATATCTTAACAGCAATGCAAGAAAGCGGCTTTCATTTGACGGTTGTTCCCTATAACACTCCTACAGAACAAATCCTTAAACTCCAGCCAGATGGTATCTTTCTTTCAAATGGACCGGGAGACCCTAAGGAAGTGGGCGTTGGAATTGAAACAATTCAAGGGCTGATAGGTAAACGACCGATTTTCGGTATTTGCCTTGGGCATCAGCTTTTATCTCTTGCCTTAGGGGGAGACACTTATAAGATGAAATTTGGGCATCGGGGCGGCAATCAACCAGTGCAGGAGCTGGAATCCAAACGAGTAACCATTACGTCACAAAATCACGGTTATGCTATTTCGGAAGAGAGCTTAGATAAAACCCCCTTGTACGTAACCCACCGGAACCTTAATGATCAGAGCGTGGAAGGAGTCAAGCACCTAGATCTGCCCGTTTTTTCCGTTCAGTATCATCCGGAGGCCGGACCTGGACCGAGTGAATCTCTTTATCTTTTTAGTGAGTTTGCACAATTAATGAAGGAATGGAGGGCTAATTATGCCTCTTAA
- the argJ gene encoding bifunctional glutamate N-acetyltransferase/amino-acid acetyltransferase ArgJ — protein METAWKLTNGGIAAPRGFYAAGVQAGIKYKDKYDVALIFSDIQAQAAAVYTKNVVKAHPLYLTQRHLENGLARAIVVNSGNANACVGEFGDQAAYSMAEVAGMFLAVQPEDVLVASTGVIGVEMPLDRVLNGIRVASSQLLNDVVKGIRGRKEEADEGAHRAALAIMTTDTMVKEYAYELPCSQGGSIHLGAIAKGSGMIHPNMGTMLGFLTTDAFLPAEELQNILREAVDESFNMVTVDGDTSTNDMVVMMANGASGITLSEEDHSNFVKMVKSMCIRLAKDIARDGEGASKLMEVYVSGANTKDDARKIARSVCGSSLVKAALFGADANWGRILTAAGYSGAEFDPNKVDVYLGSLSVAQGGKGVSFSEEKAKEILELKEVQISLNLHSGEDRATAWGCDLTHEYVTINGSYRT, from the coding sequence ATGGAAACGGCTTGGAAGTTAACGAACGGTGGTATTGCAGCCCCCAGAGGGTTTTATGCGGCGGGTGTCCAAGCAGGTATTAAATATAAGGATAAGTATGATGTTGCCTTGATTTTTTCAGACATTCAGGCTCAGGCAGCAGCCGTTTACACTAAAAATGTGGTTAAAGCCCACCCTTTATATTTAACCCAGCGGCATCTGGAAAATGGCTTGGCACGAGCCATTGTTGTGAACAGCGGTAATGCCAACGCTTGTGTAGGTGAGTTTGGCGACCAGGCAGCGTACTCGATGGCTGAAGTGGCAGGCATGTTTTTAGCAGTACAGCCTGAGGATGTATTGGTGGCTTCGACAGGAGTCATTGGTGTTGAGATGCCTCTTGACCGGGTCTTGAACGGGATTCGAGTAGCCAGTTCACAACTTTTAAACGATGTTGTAAAAGGAATCCGAGGGCGAAAGGAAGAGGCTGACGAAGGTGCCCATCGAGCTGCTCTGGCGATTATGACAACAGATACCATGGTCAAGGAATATGCCTATGAACTGCCCTGTTCCCAGGGAGGGTCAATTCATCTTGGCGCAATCGCTAAAGGGTCGGGGATGATCCATCCCAATATGGGGACAATGTTGGGATTTTTAACAACTGACGCTTTCCTGCCTGCGGAAGAATTACAGAACATCCTCCGTGAGGCTGTAGATGAAAGCTTTAATATGGTAACTGTCGATGGAGATACAAGTACCAATGACATGGTTGTGATGATGGCCAATGGTGCTTCAGGTATCACATTGAGTGAAGAAGATCATTCAAATTTTGTGAAAATGGTCAAATCAATGTGTATTCGCTTGGCAAAAGATATTGCCAGAGATGGAGAAGGCGCCAGCAAGTTAATGGAGGTTTATGTATCCGGAGCTAATACTAAAGACGATGCCCGCAAAATTGCCCGCAGTGTTTGCGGCTCCAGCTTGGTTAAAGCTGCTCTCTTTGGAGCGGATGCTAATTGGGGACGGATATTGACGGCAGCAGGATACTCCGGGGCAGAGTTTGATCCAAATAAAGTGGATGTCTATCTGGGTAGTTTAAGTGTGGCTCAGGGAGGGAAAGGGGTCTCCTTTTCAGAAGAGAAGGCAAAAGAAATTTTGGAATTAAAAGAGGTTCAAATCAGCTTAAATCTGCATAGCGGAGAAGATCGGGCAACTGCTTGGGGCTGTGATCTAACCCATGAGTACGTAACCATCAATGGAAGTTATCGAACCTAA
- the argB gene encoding acetylglutamate kinase: MTPMEQGLGKARVLVEALPYIQKFAGKTVVIKYGGHAMVDPVLKESVMLDILLLHSVGIRPVLVHGGGPEINSMLKKVGIESQFVQGLRVTDAQTMEIAQMVLLGKLNAEMVSLLNRFGGKSVGLSGKDAKLLMAVKKPLKLPNSSGKLEDVDLGLVGQIHSVTPDILITLLGQGYIPVISPVASGEAGETFNVNADTAAGKIAEALKADKMLLLTDVRGILRDVSNPESLISTISRGEVDSLKEQGILNGGMLPKAECAVSALDNGVGSVHIIDGRLSHAILLELFTDGGIGTMFKGDD, encoded by the coding sequence ATGACCCCTATGGAACAAGGATTAGGGAAAGCTCGGGTTTTAGTGGAAGCTCTTCCTTATATCCAAAAATTCGCCGGAAAAACCGTAGTTATTAAATATGGCGGCCACGCCATGGTTGATCCAGTATTAAAAGAGTCAGTTATGTTGGATATCCTTCTCTTGCATTCAGTGGGTATTCGACCTGTGCTGGTTCATGGCGGCGGACCGGAAATCAACTCGATGCTAAAGAAGGTAGGAATTGAAAGTCAGTTTGTTCAAGGCCTGAGGGTAACCGATGCCCAGACAATGGAGATTGCTCAAATGGTTTTATTAGGAAAGCTGAATGCAGAAATGGTATCTCTTCTTAATCGCTTTGGAGGTAAAAGTGTCGGATTATCCGGTAAAGATGCCAAGCTCTTGATGGCGGTAAAAAAGCCGCTGAAGCTGCCTAATAGTTCAGGAAAATTAGAAGATGTCGACTTAGGGCTTGTAGGGCAAATTCATAGTGTTACTCCTGATATCTTGATAACGTTGTTAGGCCAGGGCTACATTCCCGTAATTTCCCCTGTGGCAAGCGGAGAAGCAGGAGAAACCTTCAATGTTAATGCCGATACCGCCGCAGGTAAGATTGCCGAGGCACTTAAAGCAGATAAAATGCTTTTATTAACAGATGTTCGCGGAATACTGAGAGATGTTTCCAATCCTGAATCGTTGATCTCGACAATTTCCAGAGGAGAAGTGGATTCTCTGAAAGAACAAGGGATCTTGAACGGCGGCATGCTGCCTAAAGCGGAGTGTGCGGTCTCTGCCTTAGATAACGGAGTCGGCAGCGTGCATATCATAGACGGACGATTAAGTCATGCTATTTTGTTGGAATTATTTACAGACGGCGGGATTGGCACTATGTTCAAAGGGGATGATTAA
- a CDS encoding RNA polymerase sigma factor: MEDAEIIRLVLAGHHEQYAGLVQRYQEPLILFLRRILNSEEDSFDCAQEAFLAAYRNLNRYSKEYPFRAWLYAIARNKALDLMRKRHREVLSIPDETMVDQRPNPEEVVLAKEETALLSEVLHELPEQYGQALYLRYRQELSYKEIAMVLQVPVSSVKTYIHRGKEKLRQILERREIRGGKGQPIMEEIISR, encoded by the coding sequence ATGGAAGATGCCGAGATCATTCGGCTAGTTTTAGCGGGACATCACGAACAATATGCTGGCCTTGTCCAACGTTATCAGGAGCCTTTGATTCTTTTTTTAAGGCGAATTCTCAACTCAGAAGAGGATAGTTTTGACTGCGCACAAGAAGCTTTTTTAGCGGCATACCGCAATTTAAATCGATACTCAAAGGAATATCCTTTTCGAGCTTGGTTATATGCCATTGCTCGAAACAAGGCTCTTGATCTTATGCGTAAACGACATAGAGAAGTTTTATCGATACCTGATGAGACTATGGTTGACCAACGACCTAATCCCGAAGAAGTTGTACTGGCAAAAGAAGAGACTGCCTTGCTTTCAGAGGTCTTGCATGAACTGCCGGAACAATACGGGCAAGCTTTGTATTTACGATATCGCCAAGAACTTTCTTACAAGGAGATTGCAATGGTTCTGCAGGTTCCCGTCAGCAGTGTTAAAACTTACATTCATCGGGGAAAGGAAAAACTTCGTCAGATTTTAGAAAGGAGGGAGATCCGTGGAGGAAAAGGACAGCCTATTATGGAAGAAATTATTTCAAGATGA
- a CDS encoding M20 family metallopeptidase, whose translation MNAIKAFLRDQAFHLRKEVWEIAHLIGEHPELGYKEYFAVDCLSRFLKKHGFKVDCGVAEVETAFLARFTGMRPGPTIAFLAEYDALPVIGHGCGHNLIGAASAGAAVVLSKSLNLAGEVLVIGAPAEETSGAKVTLVEKGVFRDVDAAMMFHPGSQNVPVISSLALDALEFTFYGRSAHAVAASNFGINALDAVINFFVGINALKKQVSPDVKINGIITEGGTAPNIIPERAVARFYLRARKREDLDELRAQVIRCAQGAAEMVSADMSWHKFEFSYDEMHTNFALAECFTKNLEELGIHQIAAPQTAMGSVDMGNVSRIVPSIHPYLTLGTGTEIPHTREFAQVSLSNHGESLLVLAMQVLAFTGWDVLSDNKLLQQIKREFRSLR comes from the coding sequence ATGAATGCTATCAAGGCTTTTTTAAGGGATCAGGCCTTCCATTTACGCAAAGAGGTATGGGAAATTGCTCACCTGATTGGTGAGCATCCTGAACTGGGGTATAAGGAGTACTTTGCGGTTGATTGCTTAAGCCGTTTTCTAAAAAAACATGGGTTTAAAGTGGATTGTGGCGTTGCTGAAGTAGAAACGGCCTTCTTAGCTAGATTTACGGGAATGCGCCCCGGACCCACGATTGCTTTTTTGGCAGAATATGATGCCTTGCCGGTCATAGGGCATGGGTGTGGACATAACTTGATCGGAGCGGCCAGTGCAGGTGCGGCTGTAGTTCTAAGTAAAAGTTTAAATTTAGCGGGTGAGGTCTTAGTCATAGGTGCTCCGGCAGAAGAGACCAGCGGAGCGAAAGTAACTTTAGTAGAGAAAGGAGTATTTAGGGACGTTGATGCAGCCATGATGTTCCATCCAGGCAGTCAAAACGTCCCTGTCATTTCTAGTCTTGCCTTAGATGCTTTAGAATTTACCTTTTATGGACGATCTGCTCATGCTGTCGCTGCGTCTAATTTTGGTATTAATGCTTTAGATGCTGTCATCAATTTTTTTGTTGGGATTAATGCCCTCAAAAAACAAGTTTCCCCTGATGTAAAGATTAACGGTATTATTACAGAGGGAGGTACAGCTCCCAACATAATTCCAGAGCGTGCGGTAGCAAGATTTTATCTGCGTGCTCGGAAGCGTGAAGACTTGGATGAATTGAGAGCGCAGGTAATCCGTTGTGCTCAAGGAGCTGCTGAGATGGTTTCTGCAGACATGTCTTGGCACAAGTTCGAATTTTCTTATGATGAAATGCATACCAATTTCGCCTTGGCTGAATGTTTTACTAAAAATTTAGAGGAGTTAGGCATTCATCAGATTGCCGCTCCACAAACCGCCATGGGATCAGTCGATATGGGGAATGTCAGCCGAATAGTGCCTTCAATTCATCCGTACCTAACCTTAGGAACAGGTACGGAGATTCCTCATACACGGGAATTTGCCCAAGTTTCACTATCTAATCATGGAGAGAGTCTACTTGTATTAGCTATGCAGGTACTAGCCTTTACAGGCTGGGATGTTTTAAGTGATAATAAACTCCTACAGCAAATTAAACGAGAATTTCGTTCGCTTAGGTGA
- a CDS encoding ABC transporter substrate-binding protein, protein MKFTRSFWLGLGSGLILSAMLALVLSPQHQQVDQQPAVNSQTSLPIDQETNQAEGTQIPQSSESAESKKSSMQVLPSEPDSSEIEKDFVIPKGVGAERIAELLLAQGFIKDKEVFLDNVHQLRVQRRFQAGTFKLTLGLTEEELIKRLLKK, encoded by the coding sequence TTGAAATTTACACGTTCCTTTTGGCTTGGACTAGGTTCAGGACTTATTTTAAGCGCAATGCTTGCGCTGGTTCTTTCTCCTCAGCATCAACAAGTTGATCAACAACCTGCTGTGAATTCACAAACATCTCTTCCCATTGATCAAGAGACAAACCAAGCTGAAGGAACACAGATTCCTCAATCTTCTGAATCAGCAGAATCAAAGAAGTCATCGATGCAGGTGCTTCCTTCAGAACCTGATTCTTCAGAAATTGAGAAGGACTTTGTCATTCCAAAAGGGGTTGGTGCTGAAAGAATTGCGGAATTGTTGTTAGCCCAAGGTTTTATTAAGGATAAAGAAGTCTTTTTGGATAATGTTCATCAACTGAGGGTACAACGTCGGTTTCAGGCAGGAACCTTTAAACTCACCCTGGGTCTTACCGAAGAAGAATTAATTAAAAGATTATTAAAGAAGTAG
- a CDS encoding acetylornithine transaminase, with amino-acid sequence MTDNDNTQAMIKRGQHVVMNTYGRLPMTIVKGAGPLVWDADGKQYLDFVTGLAVNSLGHSHPAIVHAIQEQAKEILHTSNIYWIPNQVALAERLVEHSFADKVFFCNSGAEANEAAFKLARKYAKKHFGSHKYEVVSLENSFHGRTLVTLTLTGQTKYQDGFDPLPNGFTYAAINDIEGLRAKVGNNTAAVFIEPIQGEGGVIPASDEFLREARALCDQYGALLIFDEVQCGVGRTGKLFAYEWSGVVPDIMTLAKALGGGVPIGAMLATDKVAQAFQPGDHASTFGGNPLATGAGCAVLDVMLTEGFFEDVRERAAYFQAGLEQLAQRYQTGGTVRGKGFIVGLPVSKLGPEIVQACLEKGLLINCVGGKILRFLPPLIVQKPEIDHALQILDEVFAMIW; translated from the coding sequence ATGACAGATAACGATAATACTCAAGCGATGATTAAGCGTGGACAACATGTGGTAATGAATACTTATGGCCGTTTGCCGATGACCATAGTCAAAGGGGCAGGGCCGCTGGTTTGGGATGCAGATGGAAAGCAGTATTTAGATTTTGTGACGGGTTTGGCTGTCAATTCTTTGGGGCATAGTCACCCAGCCATTGTTCATGCTATTCAAGAACAGGCTAAAGAAATTTTACACACCTCAAATATTTATTGGATTCCCAATCAAGTGGCTTTAGCAGAGCGTTTAGTTGAGCATTCCTTTGCCGATAAAGTGTTCTTTTGCAACAGCGGCGCAGAAGCTAATGAAGCAGCTTTCAAACTTGCCCGCAAATATGCTAAGAAGCATTTTGGATCCCATAAATATGAGGTTGTTTCCCTGGAAAACTCATTTCACGGTCGAACACTGGTCACGCTTACCTTGACAGGGCAAACAAAATATCAGGATGGATTTGACCCCCTTCCCAATGGTTTCACATACGCTGCTATCAATGATATTGAGGGACTAAGGGCAAAGGTGGGCAATAACACGGCGGCTGTCTTTATTGAGCCCATTCAAGGAGAAGGCGGGGTAATACCTGCTTCTGATGAGTTTCTTCGGGAAGCCCGGGCGTTGTGTGATCAATACGGAGCCTTGTTGATTTTCGATGAGGTTCAGTGCGGAGTCGGACGAACAGGGAAGCTTTTTGCTTATGAGTGGAGCGGTGTGGTTCCGGACATTATGACCCTGGCCAAAGCTTTAGGCGGGGGTGTGCCGATTGGAGCAATGCTGGCAACGGATAAAGTTGCTCAAGCCTTTCAGCCGGGAGATCACGCGTCAACCTTTGGGGGTAATCCCTTGGCCACTGGGGCAGGGTGCGCCGTCTTAGATGTAATGTTAACAGAGGGCTTTTTCGAAGACGTCAGGGAGCGAGCCGCTTATTTCCAAGCAGGACTAGAACAATTGGCTCAAAGATATCAGACAGGCGGAACTGTCCGAGGAAAAGGATTTATAGTGGGCTTGCCCGTTTCTAAGTTGGGGCCGGAGATCGTTCAGGCGTGTTTGGAAAAGGGACTCTTAATCAACTGTGTTGGAGGAAAAATTTTACGTTTCCTTCCCCCGCTTATTGTCCAAAAACCAGAGATCGATCATGCCTTGCAAATATTAGATGAAGTTTTCGCCATGATTTGGTAA
- the rocF gene encoding arginase gives MQKNVIRIIGVPIDLGADRRGVDMGPSAIRYAGLNVRLKRLGWKVEDSGNLEVPVPESREIRDKRLKYLDEIVTINERLHIVVSEAIKEGVIPLILGGDHSLAIGTLSGLALSGKTLGVIWFDTHGDYNSLDTTESGNIHGMPLAVANGIGASELTSIGGMKKKLQEENTVIIGAREMDPQEKEMLRQSKITVFTMRDIDQKGMMEVVKEGIEIASRGTDGIHVSFDLDVIDPEEAPGVGTPVPGGITYREAHLAMELLADSGRIASMDVVEVNPILDNHNKTAKLAVGLISSAFGERIF, from the coding sequence ATGCAAAAGAACGTGATTAGAATTATTGGGGTACCTATTGACTTAGGAGCAGATCGACGAGGTGTCGATATGGGTCCGAGTGCTATTCGTTATGCAGGCTTGAATGTACGTTTAAAGCGCCTAGGTTGGAAAGTTGAGGATTCAGGTAATCTAGAGGTTCCTGTTCCAGAGTCACGAGAGATAAGAGATAAACGTCTTAAATATTTAGATGAAATTGTTACGATTAATGAGCGTCTTCATATTGTTGTTTCAGAAGCAATCAAGGAAGGGGTTATCCCATTAATTCTTGGAGGGGATCATAGCTTGGCAATAGGTACTCTATCAGGGTTGGCCTTGAGTGGAAAAACTTTAGGAGTAATTTGGTTTGATACTCATGGAGATTACAATTCTTTGGATACCACTGAAAGCGGCAATATTCATGGTATGCCTTTGGCTGTAGCTAACGGGATTGGGGCCTCGGAATTAACGTCCATTGGGGGAATGAAGAAAAAGCTGCAGGAAGAAAACACGGTGATCATAGGAGCACGAGAGATGGATCCTCAAGAGAAAGAAATGCTGCGCCAATCTAAAATTACGGTTTTTACAATGCGTGATATCGATCAAAAAGGAATGATGGAAGTTGTAAAAGAAGGCATTGAGATTGCCTCAAGAGGAACGGATGGAATCCATGTGAGTTTTGATTTAGATGTCATTGATCCTGAGGAGGCCCCCGGGGTGGGAACTCCTGTACCAGGGGGAATAACCTATCGTGAGGCTCATCTGGCCATGGAACTCTTAGCAGATTCGGGAAGGATTGCAAGTATGGATGTGGTTGAAGTGAATCCAATTTTAGATAACCACAATAAGACGGCAAAATTAGCAGTTGGGCTCATTTCATCAGCATTTGGAGAACGAATTTTTTAA
- the argC gene encoding N-acetyl-gamma-glutamyl-phosphate reductase yields the protein MKVGILGATGYAGQEIVRLLHRHGEVEKLYLGSSSAAGEDYESIYPHWQDQKVGILQDETIPELDVLFCALPHGLTAQRTSAFLKQNIKVIDLGADFRLNSADLYEEWYKIKHPAAELLKDAVYGLPEIYRDQIKGKSLIANPGCYPTATLLALVPLLRKQLLQTSFLVIDAKSGVSGAGRGVSLGMHYSEVNENFKAYGVASHRHTPEIEQELSRASGQNLTVNFTPHLVPMTRGMLVTIYGKVSEGVQEDDLRECWQAQYEEEEFVHLLPPGTWPQTKFSSGSNHAFLQLTLDKRTGNVVIVSVIDNLMKGAAGQAVQNMNIIMGWQESLGLKGTAMWP from the coding sequence ATGAAGGTCGGTATTCTTGGGGCAACAGGCTATGCAGGACAGGAAATAGTTCGCTTATTGCACCGCCATGGTGAGGTTGAGAAGCTATATCTGGGATCATCCAGTGCAGCCGGGGAAGATTATGAATCCATCTATCCCCATTGGCAGGACCAAAAGGTGGGTATATTGCAGGATGAAACCATACCTGAGCTGGATGTTCTCTTTTGCGCTCTTCCTCATGGACTGACAGCTCAAAGGACGAGTGCTTTCTTAAAGCAGAATATTAAAGTTATTGATTTGGGAGCCGATTTTCGATTGAATTCAGCAGATCTATATGAAGAATGGTATAAAATTAAACACCCGGCAGCTGAACTGCTCAAGGATGCAGTCTACGGTCTGCCTGAGATTTATAGAGATCAAATTAAAGGGAAGTCTTTAATCGCCAATCCCGGCTGTTATCCAACAGCAACCTTATTAGCTCTTGTTCCTTTGCTTCGTAAGCAATTACTTCAAACGAGTTTCTTAGTAATTGACGCAAAGTCAGGTGTATCGGGAGCGGGACGTGGGGTTTCATTGGGGATGCACTATAGTGAAGTCAATGAAAACTTTAAAGCTTATGGAGTTGCAAGCCATCGGCATACGCCGGAAATAGAACAAGAACTCTCTCGTGCCTCAGGGCAAAATTTAACTGTAAACTTCACACCTCATTTAGTACCTATGACACGCGGAATGCTGGTGACGATCTATGGAAAAGTTTCAGAAGGAGTTCAAGAAGATGATTTGCGGGAATGCTGGCAGGCACAGTATGAGGAAGAAGAGTTTGTTCACCTATTACCGCCGGGAACTTGGCCCCAGACGAAATTTTCCAGCGGCAGCAATCATGCTTTCTTACAATTAACCCTTGATAAGCGAACAGGAAATGTAGTTATTGTCTCTGTGATTGACAATCTGATGAAAGGTGCTGCCGGTCAGGCAGTTCAGAATATGAATATCATCATGGGTTGGCAGGAATCACTAGGTTTAAAAGGAACCGCTATGTGGCCTTAA